The following are from one region of the Hydrogenimonas sp. SS33 genome:
- the hemB gene encoding porphobilinogen synthase — protein MFARFRRKRLHPILRDLVRETHLGVDDFIYPLFVRSGEGVKNEVASMPGVYQMSVDVAVQECEALKALGICSVILFGIPEVKDSVGSDALCEHGIIATALRAIKAAHPDMLVVTDLCFCEYTDHGHCGVLDPVLQTVDNDITLKNLAAQAVVHAKAGADMIAPSGMMDGMIEAIRNGLDEAGFSHLPIMSYSTKFASAYYGPFRDVAESAPSFGDRRSYQMDPANRREAILESLEDEKEGADILMVKPALAYMDIIRDIREASRLPLAVYNVSGEYSMLKMAAKAGVIDYERVMMETLLGFKRAGADIIITYHAKEAAKLLQG, from the coding sequence ATGTTCGCACGGTTCCGCCGAAAACGGCTCCATCCCATCCTGAGAGATCTGGTGCGTGAAACGCATCTAGGTGTCGATGACTTCATCTACCCGCTCTTCGTCCGCAGCGGCGAGGGGGTGAAGAACGAAGTCGCCTCCATGCCCGGAGTCTATCAGATGAGCGTCGATGTGGCGGTGCAGGAGTGCGAGGCGCTCAAAGCCCTGGGCATCTGCTCCGTCATTCTTTTCGGCATTCCCGAGGTCAAGGACAGTGTCGGCAGCGACGCGCTCTGCGAACACGGCATCATCGCCACGGCGCTTCGGGCCATCAAGGCGGCCCATCCCGACATGCTGGTGGTGACGGACCTTTGTTTTTGCGAATATACCGATCACGGCCACTGCGGGGTGCTCGATCCGGTGCTGCAGACCGTGGACAACGACATCACCCTCAAAAACCTGGCGGCCCAGGCGGTGGTCCACGCCAAAGCGGGGGCGGACATGATCGCCCCCAGCGGCATGATGGACGGGATGATCGAAGCGATCCGCAACGGCCTCGACGAGGCGGGATTTTCCCACCTGCCCATCATGAGCTACTCCACCAAATTCGCCAGCGCCTACTACGGCCCTTTCCGCGACGTGGCGGAGAGCGCCCCCAGTTTCGGGGACCGCCGAAGCTACCAGATGGACCCCGCCAACCGCCGGGAAGCGATTCTGGAGAGCCTGGAAGATGAAAAGGAGGGGGCGGACATTCTGATGGTCAAGCCCGCCCTTGCGTACATGGATATCATCCGCGACATCCGGGAAGCAAGCCGGCTTCCTCTGGCGGTCTACAATGTCAGCGGCGAATACAGCATGCTCAAAATGGCCGCCAAAGCCGGCGTTATCGACTACGAACGGGTGATGATGGAGACGCTGCTGGGCTTCAAGCGCGCCGGCGCGGATATCATTATCACCTACCATGCCAAGGAAGCGGCGAAGCTGCTGCAAGGATAA
- a CDS encoding PP0621 family protein → MLKILLTVAVIWAIYFFFIKKPQVTEHRRRKADEADRKARRKEAQKEEEIMVPCEKCGTYISSHEAIIVSGKYYCSKSCAGVK, encoded by the coding sequence ATGCTGAAAATTCTTCTGACCGTCGCCGTCATATGGGCGATCTACTTCTTTTTCATCAAAAAGCCCCAGGTCACCGAACACCGCAGGCGCAAAGCCGACGAAGCCGACCGCAAAGCCCGGCGAAAAGAGGCGCAGAAGGAGGAGGAGATCATGGTCCCCTGCGAAAAGTGCGGCACCTACATCAGCAGCCACGAGGCGATCATCGTCAGCGGCAAATACTACTGCTCCAAAAGCTGCGCGGGGGTGAAGTGA
- a CDS encoding transglutaminase domain-containing protein — protein MQRRTFLKTLAAVGAAGALPLWAQESGITPGSRRFLVTWDFDIRYEDAKSFPARLWNPLPENRPWQVLRRLKLETDAKAWEINRKNPYDARVLYAEWPKSGRPKRLHLVTEIETRDRSVPLKKIEAASRRNLPIPEAAAFYLQPTFHIPTDGKIKAKADELTRGVKDRFERVKRIYDWVTQVTFRDPKVIGCGVGHAGKMMESGYFGGKCTDISSLFVALLRAAGIPAREVFGIRLGRSHFSKALGKADANGVADITTWQHCRAEYYIPGAGWIPSDPADITKLELVEHRKYEDPRVQELKRRYLHSWEMNWVGFNHARDFVLFPKPEQYPINMLGYPYVEVEDEPLDYYDPKGFSYRFVSRELR, from the coding sequence ATGCAGCGACGCACCTTTCTCAAAACCCTCGCCGCCGTCGGCGCGGCGGGTGCCCTGCCCCTCTGGGCGCAGGAGAGCGGCATAACCCCCGGTTCCAGGCGTTTTCTCGTTACCTGGGATTTCGACATCCGATACGAGGATGCCAAAAGCTTTCCCGCCCGGCTCTGGAACCCGCTGCCGGAGAACCGCCCCTGGCAGGTTTTGCGCCGACTGAAGCTGGAGACCGATGCAAAGGCGTGGGAGATCAACCGCAAAAACCCCTACGATGCGCGGGTGCTCTACGCCGAATGGCCCAAAAGCGGCCGCCCGAAGCGGCTGCACCTGGTGACGGAGATCGAAACGCGCGACAGGAGCGTGCCGTTAAAAAAGATCGAAGCGGCTTCCAGACGCAACCTCCCCATTCCCGAAGCGGCGGCGTTCTACCTGCAGCCGACCTTCCACATCCCAACCGACGGGAAGATCAAAGCCAAAGCCGACGAACTGACCCGGGGAGTGAAGGACCGTTTTGAAAGGGTCAAACGCATCTACGACTGGGTGACGCAGGTGACCTTCCGCGACCCCAAAGTGATCGGTTGCGGGGTGGGCCATGCGGGCAAAATGATGGAGAGCGGCTATTTCGGGGGCAAATGCACCGACATCAGTTCGCTGTTCGTGGCACTCCTTCGCGCCGCCGGGATTCCGGCAAGGGAAGTCTTCGGCATCCGCCTGGGGCGTTCACACTTCTCCAAGGCCCTGGGCAAGGCCGACGCCAACGGTGTGGCCGACATCACCACATGGCAGCACTGCCGGGCCGAGTACTACATCCCCGGGGCGGGGTGGATACCCTCCGATCCGGCGGACATCACGAAGCTGGAGCTGGTGGAGCACAGAAAATACGAAGACCCGCGGGTCCAGGAGCTCAAACGGCGCTACCTGCACAGCTGGGAGATGAACTGGGTGGGCTTCAACCACGCCCGCGACTTTGTGCTTTTCCCCAAACCGGAGCAGTATCCCATCAATATGCTGGGCTACCCCTACGTCGAAGTGGAGGACGAACCGCTCGACTACTACGACCCCAAAGGGTTCTCCTACCGATTCGTCAGCCGGGAGCTGCGGTAG
- a CDS encoding heavy metal-associated domain-containing protein, with protein MKRWIFFTALTASLLWADRIAHIDVEGMTCPLCTVAIKKSLKKTPGVLHAKVRLNSHSATVRFRDDLNASKLLEAIEKVGYKGKILKIEKAE; from the coding sequence ATGAAACGGTGGATTTTTTTTACGGCGTTGACGGCTTCGCTGCTTTGGGCCGACAGGATCGCCCATATCGATGTTGAGGGGATGACCTGCCCGCTCTGTACCGTGGCGATCAAGAAGAGTCTGAAAAAGACGCCGGGGGTGCTGCACGCCAAAGTGCGCCTCAACAGCCACTCCGCCACCGTCCGCTTCCGCGACGACCTGAATGCGTCGAAGCTGCTGGAAGCCATCGAGAAGGTGGGCTACAAAGGGAAGATTCTCAAGATCGAGAAGGCGGAATAA
- the selD gene encoding selenide, water dikinase SelD, with protein MDNSAKLTKYVKASGCAAKLGPGDLSKLLLNLGSDDERVLVGIGSNDDAAVIRLQNELAVVQTVDIITPVVDDPFVYGQTAAANSLSDVFAMGAEALSALNIVGFDNCHLTPEILAEILAGGADKVKEAGGTVVGGHTIETPEMLYGLSVNGLIHPDRLIRNDTPRVGDLLILTKPLGMGMITTGIKADLLDDATIREAAAIFTRLNLYAARAMRDFDVSAATDVTGFGLAGHAYEMSGKGRVTLQFDYKALPVMPQALEMASMGIIPAGTYTNEGYLNDKTEWRIKGVERMLFYDAQTSGGLLIAVHADDAPRLLQRIRDEGDEYAAIIGEVLPFEKKPLVVE; from the coding sequence ATGGACAACAGCGCGAAACTGACCAAATATGTCAAAGCCTCCGGTTGCGCCGCGAAACTGGGGCCGGGGGATCTGTCGAAACTTCTTCTCAACCTGGGAAGCGACGACGAGCGGGTGCTGGTGGGCATCGGGAGCAACGACGACGCGGCGGTGATACGGCTGCAAAATGAGCTGGCCGTCGTCCAGACCGTCGACATCATCACGCCGGTCGTGGACGACCCCTTCGTCTACGGCCAGACGGCGGCAGCCAACAGCCTCAGCGACGTCTTCGCCATGGGGGCGGAGGCGCTCTCGGCGCTCAATATCGTCGGTTTCGACAACTGCCACCTCACCCCCGAAATCCTCGCCGAAATCCTCGCCGGCGGCGCCGACAAAGTCAAAGAGGCCGGCGGCACGGTCGTGGGGGGCCACACCATCGAAACCCCCGAAATGCTCTACGGCCTCAGCGTCAACGGCCTCATCCATCCCGACCGGCTCATCCGCAACGACACGCCCCGCGTCGGCGATCTTCTCATCCTCACCAAACCGCTGGGCATGGGGATGATCACCACCGGAATCAAAGCCGACCTGCTCGACGACGCGACGATCCGCGAAGCCGCCGCCATCTTCACCCGCCTCAACCTCTACGCCGCGCGGGCCATGCGCGACTTCGACGTCAGCGCCGCCACCGACGTCACCGGTTTCGGGCTGGCCGGCCACGCCTACGAAATGAGCGGCAAAGGGCGTGTCACCTTGCAGTTTGACTATAAAGCCCTGCCGGTCATGCCTCAGGCCCTGGAGATGGCTTCCATGGGCATCATCCCCGCCGGCACCTACACCAACGAAGGCTACCTCAACGACAAAACCGAATGGCGTATCAAGGGGGTCGAGAGGATGCTCTTCTACGACGCCCAGACCTCCGGCGGCCTGCTTATCGCCGTCCATGCAGACGACGCCCCCCGCCTGCTGCAACGCATCCGCGACGAAGGAGACGAATATGCCGCCATCATCGGAGAGGTCCTGCCCTTCGAGAAGAAGCCGTTGGTCGTAGAATAG
- a CDS encoding glycosyl transferase, which produces MNERFIRYLKCVGTGAKHNRDLSGEEMADAMTMMLEGSAEPEQIAAFLLGWRLKPESTEEFRAALAVLDSYTKKVPVEKGLELGYPFDGKADNPYLFHLAAAAVAPFGIRPVVYTGELQPSKNGLSVKEACDALDLPANLVRFDRKNYAPALAALTPVRQKLGLRTGLNTLERLPHVGGCDTAVIGVFHKPYVKKYIKIFGDRYERLIILKGNEGTPEIFGKCRLWVYEKGETEEIVVDPAKFGVTYRKSFERISKEEAIAQMREPDEALVKLAKFNAALWLFAKNEAATIAEGWEKIDV; this is translated from the coding sequence GTGAACGAACGATTCATCCGCTACCTCAAGTGCGTCGGCACCGGCGCAAAGCACAACCGTGACCTGAGCGGCGAAGAGATGGCGGATGCCATGACGATGATGCTGGAAGGCAGCGCCGAACCGGAGCAGATCGCCGCCTTTTTGCTGGGATGGCGCCTCAAGCCCGAAAGCACGGAAGAGTTTCGCGCCGCCCTGGCCGTGCTGGACAGTTATACGAAGAAGGTCCCCGTCGAAAAGGGGCTGGAGCTGGGCTACCCCTTCGACGGCAAAGCCGACAACCCCTACCTCTTCCATCTGGCAGCCGCCGCCGTCGCCCCCTTCGGCATCCGTCCCGTCGTCTATACCGGAGAGCTTCAGCCTTCCAAGAACGGCCTTAGCGTCAAGGAAGCGTGCGACGCCCTCGACCTGCCCGCAAACCTGGTCCGGTTCGATCGCAAAAACTATGCGCCCGCCCTGGCGGCGTTGACCCCCGTCCGCCAAAAACTGGGCCTTCGCACCGGCCTCAACACCCTTGAACGCCTCCCCCACGTCGGCGGCTGCGATACGGCGGTTATCGGCGTCTTTCACAAACCCTACGTGAAAAAATACATCAAGATCTTCGGCGACCGGTATGAACGGCTGATCATCCTCAAAGGCAACGAAGGAACCCCCGAAATCTTCGGCAAATGCCGCCTGTGGGTGTACGAAAAGGGCGAGACCGAAGAGATCGTCGTCGACCCGGCGAAATTCGGCGTCACCTACCGAAAATCTTTCGAACGCATCAGCAAGGAGGAAGCGATCGCACAGATGAGAGAACCCGACGAAGCGCTGGTGAAACTTGCCAAATTCAATGCTGCCCTCTGGCTTTTTGCAAAAAACGAAGCGGCGACCATCGCCGAAGGATGGGAGAAGATCGATGTATAG
- a CDS encoding mercuric transporter MerT family protein, translating to MHTQTLDCRNEACPIPVLRTKEALEAMDEGILDVIVDNVASRENVKRFATRMGCYFEEKRLEDGTTQISIVKGYECRLPDDETSQRAETIVEKERSRRTNRSVWALLLGGIVSAVLASTCCIGPLLFLLFGVSVGSAGFLHLLAPYHTLFTLVAAGVTLWLWIEYFRKRNIPACETILCRKYVWFLGAGTLLVIVMLTYPWWVVFLVNSE from the coding sequence GTGCATACCCAGACCCTCGATTGCCGCAACGAAGCGTGCCCCATCCCCGTTTTGCGAACCAAAGAGGCGCTGGAGGCGATGGATGAGGGGATTTTGGACGTCATCGTCGACAATGTCGCCTCCCGGGAAAACGTCAAACGCTTCGCCACCCGCATGGGCTGCTATTTCGAAGAGAAGCGGCTCGAAGACGGGACAACGCAGATCAGCATCGTCAAGGGCTACGAGTGCCGTTTGCCGGACGACGAAACGTCGCAGCGGGCCGAGACGATCGTCGAGAAGGAGAGATCGCGCCGCACCAACCGGTCGGTCTGGGCGCTGCTTCTCGGCGGCATCGTCTCCGCCGTTTTGGCCAGCACCTGCTGCATCGGCCCCCTGCTTTTTCTGCTCTTCGGCGTCAGCGTCGGCTCTGCCGGTTTTTTACACCTGCTGGCACCCTACCATACGCTCTTTACCCTCGTCGCCGCCGGTGTGACGCTCTGGCTCTGGATCGAGTATTTCAGAAAGCGCAACATTCCCGCGTGCGAGACGATTCTGTGCCGGAAATATGTCTGGTTTCTGGGGGCGGGGACGCTGCTGGTGATCGTGATGCTCACCTATCCCTGGTGGGTGGTGTTTTTGGTGAATAGTGAATAA
- the htpX gene encoding zinc metalloprotease HtpX encodes MEAVKTVILLTLLTLLMVWIGGMFGGTSGMLIALLFAGAMNFFSYFYSDKLVLKHYHAVEVDETTAPGLIAIVRRLAQKAGLPMPKVYIIPEKVPNAFATGRNPRHAAVAVTEGLLDLLNEEEIEGVLAHELSHVRHYDILIGTIAATIAGAIAWIANIMQFGAFFGGGRDEDSPNPIVMLILSIILPLAAGIIQMAVSRSREYEADAGAAYLTGHPEWLESALVKLENYNRQGILPEATPETAHMFIVNPFTGKNVSFANLFRTHPSTEDRIARLEEIRREMAKQA; translated from the coding sequence ATGGAAGCGGTAAAAACGGTGATTCTTTTGACCCTGTTGACACTCCTGATGGTCTGGATCGGCGGGATGTTCGGGGGAACCAGCGGCATGCTCATCGCCCTGCTCTTCGCCGGCGCCATGAACTTCTTCTCCTACTTCTACTCGGACAAGCTGGTACTCAAACACTACCACGCGGTGGAAGTGGACGAAACGACGGCCCCGGGGCTCATCGCCATCGTCCGGCGCCTGGCCCAGAAGGCGGGGCTGCCGATGCCCAAAGTCTACATCATCCCCGAAAAGGTCCCCAACGCCTTCGCCACGGGACGCAACCCGAGGCATGCCGCCGTGGCGGTGACCGAGGGGCTGCTGGACCTGCTCAACGAAGAGGAGATCGAAGGGGTCCTGGCCCATGAGTTGAGCCACGTGCGCCACTACGACATCCTCATCGGCACCATCGCCGCCACCATCGCGGGCGCCATCGCCTGGATCGCCAACATCATGCAGTTCGGCGCCTTTTTCGGCGGCGGGCGGGACGAAGATTCACCCAACCCCATCGTGATGCTCATCCTCTCCATCATCCTGCCCCTGGCGGCGGGGATCATCCAGATGGCCGTCAGCCGCAGCCGCGAATATGAAGCCGACGCCGGCGCAGCCTACCTGACCGGCCACCCCGAATGGCTGGAGAGCGCCCTCGTCAAACTCGAAAACTACAACCGCCAGGGCATCCTGCCCGAAGCGACCCCCGAAACGGCCCACATGTTCATCGTCAACCCCTTTACGGGCAAAAACGTCAGTTTCGCCAACCTCTTCCGCACCCACCCGAGCACGGAAGACCGCATCGCACGGCTCGAAGAGATTCGCCGGGAAATGGCGAAACAAGCGTGA
- the ribA gene encoding GTP cyclohydrolase II, protein MNVEISEVANLPTRHGTFKMQSFKEKLPDGCFKEHLILFTPEMPEVPVVRVHSECLTGDALGSRKCDCGEQLEFAMHFIQSQGGMLIYLRQEGRNIGLFNKVNAYALQDKGFDTVAANHQLGFSADERTYEMVETILNHYEIKKIRLLTNNPKKIESLEGVQIVERLPIVIEPNPHNEAYLAVKREKMGHLF, encoded by the coding sequence ATGAACGTCGAAATCTCGGAAGTGGCGAACCTACCAACCCGTCACGGCACTTTTAAAATGCAGTCTTTCAAAGAGAAACTGCCCGACGGCTGTTTCAAGGAGCACCTGATCCTCTTTACCCCCGAAATGCCGGAGGTGCCCGTCGTGCGCGTCCACTCCGAATGCCTCACCGGCGACGCCCTGGGCAGCCGCAAATGCGACTGCGGCGAGCAGCTGGAGTTCGCGATGCACTTCATCCAGAGCCAGGGCGGCATGCTGATCTACCTCCGCCAGGAGGGGCGCAACATCGGCCTTTTCAACAAAGTCAACGCCTACGCGCTGCAGGACAAAGGCTTCGATACCGTCGCCGCCAACCACCAGCTCGGTTTCAGCGCGGACGAACGCACCTACGAAATGGTGGAGACCATACTGAACCACTACGAGATCAAAAAGATCCGCCTGCTGACCAACAACCCGAAAAAGATCGAAAGCCTCGAAGGCGTACAGATCGTCGAACGCCTCCCCATCGTCATAGAACCCAACCCCCACAACGAAGCCTATCTGGCGGTGAAGCGGGAGAAGATGGGGCATCTTTTTTAG
- the rsmG gene encoding 16S rRNA (guanine(527)-N(7))-methyltransferase RsmG, which produces MPLTSLLETNGLTLDKETVTSLERFAALLMEWNRVHNLTGAKTEEAIGEQILDSLWPVTFLPTPYSLLDIGTGAGFPGLVLAIALPDTPCTLCEPLQKRAAFLRYAAGELGLKNVTVEARRVEALPARPYSLITSRAVTETRELIGWSRPFIDETTQMLFYKGEQVFSEIEGLQRCDIELVTRDKRHYLWIKEANRC; this is translated from the coding sequence GTGCCACTAACATCTTTACTCGAAACCAACGGCCTCACACTCGACAAAGAAACCGTCACGTCGCTGGAGCGTTTTGCCGCCCTTCTGATGGAGTGGAACCGGGTGCACAATCTCACGGGGGCCAAAACCGAAGAAGCGATCGGTGAGCAGATTCTCGACTCCCTCTGGCCCGTGACCTTTCTGCCGACTCCCTATTCGCTGCTGGATATCGGCACGGGGGCGGGTTTTCCTGGGCTGGTGCTGGCCATCGCCCTTCCCGATACGCCTTGCACCCTCTGCGAGCCGCTGCAGAAGCGGGCCGCCTTTTTGCGCTATGCGGCCGGGGAGCTGGGGCTTAAGAATGTCACCGTGGAAGCCAGGCGCGTCGAAGCGCTACCGGCACGTCCCTACAGCCTCATCACCTCCCGTGCCGTCACCGAGACGCGGGAGCTGATCGGCTGGAGCCGCCCCTTCATCGACGAAACGACGCAGATGCTCTTCTACAAAGGGGAACAGGTCTTTTCGGAAATCGAAGGGCTACAGCGCTGCGACATCGAACTCGTCACCCGTGACAAACGCCACTACCTCTGGATAAAGGAAGCGAACCGATGCTGA